A window of Haloarchaeobius litoreus contains these coding sequences:
- a CDS encoding quinone-dependent dihydroorotate dehydrogenase, translating to MDAYDVARPLLFRLDAETAHETVHRGLSAVQGTPVERLLARRYTVDDDRLAVGAFGQSFPNPVGVAAGFDKNAEVPRAVAALGFGHVEVGGVTAEAQPGNPRPRMFRLPSDRAIINRMGLNNQGADRVGRRLHESDLPDVPVGVNLAKSEHTPTEEAPADYRYTYERVGDAADFCVVNVSCPNSEGFRDLQNRDEMAAILGELVDAGADPLLVKLSPDLPDPAVETALDLVDELGLDGVVATNTTTDRPDSLTHANADETGGLSGAPIEERATEMVRFVAERVDVPVVGVGGVASAEGAYRKIRAGASLVQLYTALVYEGPCLARDINEGLLDLLERDGFDSVEDAVGADL from the coding sequence ATGGACGCGTACGATGTCGCGAGACCGCTGCTGTTCCGTCTTGACGCCGAGACCGCCCACGAGACCGTCCACCGGGGCCTGTCGGCTGTCCAGGGGACGCCGGTCGAGCGACTGCTCGCGCGTCGCTACACCGTCGACGACGACAGGCTGGCCGTCGGGGCGTTCGGTCAGTCGTTCCCGAACCCCGTCGGCGTCGCCGCGGGCTTCGACAAGAACGCCGAGGTTCCGCGTGCGGTCGCCGCCCTCGGCTTCGGCCACGTCGAGGTCGGAGGCGTCACCGCCGAGGCACAGCCGGGGAATCCCCGCCCACGCATGTTCCGCCTCCCGAGCGACCGCGCGATCATCAACCGCATGGGGCTGAACAACCAGGGCGCGGACCGCGTCGGTCGGCGGCTCCACGAGTCCGACCTGCCGGACGTGCCCGTGGGCGTCAACCTCGCGAAGTCCGAACACACGCCCACCGAGGAGGCACCCGCGGACTACCGCTACACCTACGAGCGCGTCGGCGACGCCGCGGACTTCTGCGTCGTCAACGTCTCCTGCCCGAACTCGGAGGGCTTTCGCGACCTCCAGAACCGCGACGAGATGGCGGCCATCCTCGGCGAGCTGGTCGACGCCGGCGCGGACCCCCTCCTCGTGAAGCTCTCGCCGGACCTGCCCGACCCCGCCGTCGAGACCGCACTCGACCTCGTCGACGAGTTGGGCCTCGACGGTGTCGTCGCCACGAACACCACGACCGACCGGCCGGACTCGCTCACGCACGCGAACGCGGACGAGACGGGCGGGCTCTCCGGCGCACCCATCGAGGAGCGCGCCACGGAGATGGTCCGCTTCGTCGCCGAGCGCGTCGACGTCCCCGTCGTCGGCGTCGGCGGTGTCGCCTCCGCGGAGGGCGCCTACCGGAAGATCCGCGCCGGGGCCTCCCTCGTCCAGCTCTACACCGCGCTCGTCTACGAGGGGCCCTGCCTCGCCCGCGACATCAACGAGGGCCTGCTCGACCTGCTGGAACGCGACGGCTTCGACTCCGTGGAAGACGCCGTCGGCGCTGACCTCTAA
- a CDS encoding non-histone chromosomal MC1 family protein, with amino-acid sequence MVREDGKRNFALREDSGEESVFSGNTPRQAALKAARRLDPAPSEDDADRTEIRLREKGTDKVHIYDGWAWNETAPDDKPDWMPEEITEANVSKKGIDHLED; translated from the coding sequence ATGGTACGTGAAGATGGTAAGCGAAACTTCGCGCTGCGCGAGGACAGTGGTGAGGAGAGCGTCTTCTCAGGCAACACCCCACGGCAGGCCGCACTGAAGGCCGCCCGCCGACTCGATCCCGCGCCGAGCGAGGACGACGCGGACCGCACCGAGATCCGACTCCGCGAGAAAGGAACCGACAAGGTACACATCTACGACGGCTGGGCCTGGAACGAGACGGCTCCCGACGACAAACCCGACTGGATGCCCGAGGAGATCACGGAGGCGAACGTCTCGAAGAAAGGCATCGACCACCTCGAGGACTGA